One part of the bacterium genome encodes these proteins:
- the cls gene encoding cardiolipin synthase translates to MTSILDAIVALDWSVTRWTVLRWLSLLIAFATIPSVLVHRRGRPTAALAWILGIVALPYVGLLMWWLIGRTYIERQRRRFRARRRRADAGFEAGFEPRDTLIAIERLPREEAASVYPPTAGNRARILVDAAQVYAAMERMIREATRSIDMLMYIVNDDATGARFRDLLAQKAREGVRVRFLGDGVGSPAAGGEFFRPLAEAGGRVENFLPLTFTRRLHTMNFRNHRKILVADGRVAYTGGVNVGDEHLSGWHDFGLALEGPVVEHLSDVFADDWFFATGENAGDEPPAGSGASFFDAERGGLPDDERAECTVVASGPDSNFNALYDMFFVALTTAKRRVWLTTPYFIPDSAVQAALRTAVYRGVDVRLMTPKKSDLPATRYAQRSYYEALITAGVGIYEYEPAVMHGKMWIVDDDLTVIGSANVDTRSFRLNFESSCFVRSKSVNARAASIFEADMRVSDEITLGEVRARGRGQAILEALAQLFSPLL, encoded by the coding sequence ATGACTTCGATCCTCGACGCCATCGTCGCCCTTGACTGGTCCGTCACGCGCTGGACCGTCCTTCGCTGGCTTTCGCTTCTGATCGCGTTCGCGACGATACCCTCCGTGCTCGTGCATCGACGGGGGCGGCCGACCGCCGCGCTGGCGTGGATTCTCGGCATCGTCGCGCTGCCGTACGTCGGCCTTCTGATGTGGTGGCTCATCGGACGCACCTACATCGAACGCCAGCGGCGGCGCTTTCGCGCCCGGCGGCGCCGCGCGGACGCGGGATTCGAAGCGGGCTTCGAGCCGCGCGACACGCTCATCGCCATCGAGAGACTTCCACGCGAGGAGGCGGCGAGCGTGTATCCGCCGACGGCGGGCAACCGCGCGCGTATCCTTGTGGACGCCGCCCAGGTGTACGCCGCGATGGAGCGCATGATCCGCGAGGCGACGCGCTCGATCGACATGCTCATGTACATCGTCAACGACGACGCGACGGGCGCGCGATTTCGCGATTTGCTCGCGCAAAAAGCGCGCGAGGGCGTGCGCGTCCGTTTTCTGGGCGACGGCGTCGGCAGCCCGGCGGCGGGCGGCGAATTTTTCCGGCCGCTCGCCGAAGCCGGCGGCCGCGTCGAGAACTTCCTGCCGCTGACCTTCACACGCCGCCTGCACACGATGAACTTCCGCAACCACCGCAAGATTCTGGTGGCGGACGGGCGCGTCGCTTACACCGGCGGCGTGAACGTCGGTGACGAGCATCTTTCGGGCTGGCACGATTTCGGCCTCGCGCTCGAAGGGCCCGTCGTCGAACATTTGTCCGACGTATTCGCGGACGACTGGTTTTTCGCGACGGGCGAAAATGCCGGCGACGAGCCGCCCGCGGGATCGGGCGCGTCGTTTTTCGACGCCGAACGCGGCGGTTTGCCGGATGACGAGCGCGCCGAATGTACCGTCGTCGCGAGCGGGCCGGATTCGAACTTCAACGCCCTTTACGACATGTTCTTCGTCGCGCTCACCACGGCGAAACGGCGCGTGTGGCTGACGACGCCGTATTTCATCCCCGATTCCGCCGTGCAGGCGGCGCTGCGCACGGCGGTGTATCGCGGCGTGGACGTGCGCCTGATGACGCCGAAAAAATCCGACCTGCCCGCGACGCGGTACGCGCAGCGCTCGTATTACGAGGCGCTCATCACCGCGGGCGTCGGCATTTACGAATACGAGCCCGCGGTGATGCACGGCAAAATGTGGATCGTCGATGACGATCTGACGGTCATCGGCAGCGCCAACGTGGACACGCGCAGTTTTCGCCTGAACTTCGAGTCGTCGTGTTTTGTCCGCTCGAAATCCGTCAACGCGCGCGCCGCCTCGATCTTCGAGGCGGACATGCGCGTATCCGACGAGATCACGCTCGGCGAGGTGCGCGCCAGGGGCCGCGGGCAGGCGATCCTGGAGGCCCTGGCACAGCTTTTCAGCCCCTTGTTGTAG